The following coding sequences are from one Canis lupus dingo isolate Sandy chromosome 21, ASM325472v2, whole genome shotgun sequence window:
- the RPS3 gene encoding 40S ribosomal protein S3 yields the protein MAVQISKKRKFVADGIFKAELNEFLTRELAEDGYSGVEVRVTPTRTEIIILATRTQNVLGEKGRRIRELTAVVQKRFGFPEGSVELYAEKVATRGLCAIAQAESLRYKLLGGLAVRRACYGVLRFIMESGAKGCEVVVSGKLRGQRAKSMKFVDGLMIHSGDPVNYYVDTAVRHVLLRQGVLGIKVKIMLPWDPSGKIGPKKPLPDHVSIVEPKDEILPTTPISEQKGGKPEPPAMPQPVPTA from the exons ATGGCGGTGCAAATTTCCAAGAAGAGGAAG TTTGTCGCTGATGGCATCTTCAAAGCTGAACTGAATGAGTTTCTCACTCGGGAGCTCGCTGAAGATGGCTACTCTGGGGTTGAGGTCCGAGTTACACCAACCAGGACAGAAATCATTATCCTGGCCACCAG GACACAGAATGTTCTTGGTGAAAAGGGCCGGAGGATCCGGGAATTGACTGCTGTGGTTCAGAAGAGGTTTGGTTTTCCTGAGGGCAGTGTAGAG CTCTATGCCGAAAAGGTGGCCACAAGAGGTCTATGTGCTATTGCCCAGGCAGAGTCACTGCGTTACAAACTCCTAGGAGGCCTTGCTGTGCGGAG GGCCTGCTATGGTGTGCTGCGGTTCATCATGGAGAGTGGGGCCAAAGGCTGTGAGGTCGTGGTGTCTGGGAAACTCCGAGGACAGAGGGCTAAATCCATGAAGTTTGTGGATGGCTTGATGATTCACAGTGGAGACCCTGTTAACTACTACGTTGACACCGCTGTGCGCCATGTGCTGCTCAGACAGG GTGTGCTGGGCATCAAAGTCAAGATCATGCTTCCCTGGGACCCTAGTGGTAAGATTGGCCCTAAGAAGCCCCTGCCAGATCATGTGAGCATTGTGGAACCCAAGGATGAGATActgcccaccacccccatctCGGAACAGAAGGGTGGGAAGCCAGAGCCGCCTGCTATGCCGCAGCCAGTACCCACAGCATAA